From Mytilus edulis chromosome 9, xbMytEdul2.2, whole genome shotgun sequence, the proteins below share one genomic window:
- the LOC139487636 gene encoding rho GTPase-activating protein 24-like isoform X1, protein MNNPIHRQRITKSGWLRKQGGMVRTWHRRWFCLNGDCLFYFTKEDDLRPQGSIFLPGNRIAEIQWTPDDSDKYLFEICPDAELCKTQSRTAPSEVFQLCAGNNDERQQWMKAIRKVIYSDIGGAIFGQSIEETMLYEQRMKRSIPYLIEQSVEFLTQYGLEVEGIFRLPGRTTLIKELKDRFDCAERIVFDISDHDVHSVASLLKMYFRELPESIIPSSYYQRLMNVAMNFQDAKETEKKEAAVANAADALSSLPDDNYVIVKYLCEFLCKVGEKSHINKMTTLNLATVFGPNIIRNVIEADSPELMMATADLTQQLCFLLINNCEEIFIDKKEEEKLEETKPEVPVENLLDFSEKPESEDEIKPLPRLSLRNNRAGSRGSSLLTSVTEELEKRKDNNILQPLFPSCRNSDKQNTSGMDLLDFTEPVKKESDNNNIISPSDPPKQKPIPPARRKKKSPNGGDDLSPTSPLSRTNSTDKTESEAIQDLKTLNEQLKTELESTRKEYEAKIQDLKTNYNGKINVLRTNSANSEKIYKDRIQAINQQHSNQMEELRKDLEKERLDRNGAVSKVMKLQTELNRYHLQYGQLHSPT, encoded by the exons ATGAATAACCCAATCCATAGACAGAGGATTACCAAATCTGGCTGGTTACGTAAACAGGGTGGTATGGTCAGGACATGGCATAGACGATGGTTCTGTTTAAATGGGGACTGTTTGTTCTATTTCACAAAAGAAGACGACCTGAGACCTCAAGGATCTATTTTCTTGCCTGGAAACAGAATAGCTGAGATTCAATGGACACCCGATGATTCAGATAAATACCTGTTTGAAATTTGTCCAG ATGCAGAATTGT GTAAAACTCAGTCTAGAACAGCACCAAGTGAAGTTTTTCAACTCTGTGCTGGTAATAATGATGAGAGACAGCAATGGATGAAAGCTATAAGAAAAGTCATTTACTCTGATATTGGAGGAG CAATATTTGGTCAGAGTATAGAGGAGACAATGCTGTATGAACAGAGAATGAAGAGATCTATTCCATACTTGATTGAACAGAGTGTAGAATTCTTAACACAATATGGTCTAGAAGTTGAAGGTATTTTCAG ATTACCGGGAAGAACAACATTAATAAAGGAGTTAAAAGACAGATTTGATTGTGCAGAAAGAATTGTGTTTGATATATCAGATCATGATGTACATTCAGTGGCATCCCTGTTAAAAATGTACTTCAGAGAACTTCCAGAATCCATTATACCATCATCTTATTATCAGCGATTGATGAACGTTGCCATGAATTTTCAGGATGCTAAAGAAACTGAGAAAAAGGAAGCAGCTGTTGCAAATGCAGCTGATGCATTATCAAGTCTTCCAGATGATAATTAcgtaattgttaaatatttatgtgAATTTTTATGTAAAGTGGGAGAAAAATCACACATCAATAAAATGACAACTTTAAATCTTGCAACAGTTTTTGGACCAAATATAATACGTAATGTAATTGAAGCAGATAGTCCAGAACTAATGATGGCTACTGCTGATTTAACTCAACAGTTGTGTTTCTTGTTGATAAATAATTGTGAGGAGATATTCATTGacaaaaaggaagaagaaaaatTAGAAGAGACAAAACCTGAAGTTCCTGTTGAAAATTTGTTAGATTTTTCTGAAAAACCTGAGTCTGAGGATGAAATCAAGCCTCTTCCTCGACTTTCTCTGAGAAATAATAGAGCAGGATCAAGAGGCTCATCTCTTCTTACCTCCGTTACAGAAGAGCTTGAAAAAAGGAAAGATAACAATATATTACAACCATTGTTTCCATCTTGTAGGAATTCAGATAAACAAAATACTAGTGGGATGGATTTATTAGATTTCACAGAGCCTGTCAAAAAAGAATCtgacaataataatattatatcaCCATCTGATCCCCCAAAACAGAAACCCATTCCACCAGCTAGACGAAAGAAGAAAAGTCCGAATGGGGGTGATGATCTATCCCCTACTTCCCCATTGTCTCGAACCAATAGTACTGATAAGACTGAGTCAGAAGCAATACAAGATCTCAAAACTCTAAATGAACAACTTAAAACAGAATTAGAAAGCACTCGGAAAGAATATGAGGCAAAAATTCAGGATCTTAAAACCAATTACAATGGCAAAATAAATGTGTTGCGTACAAACAGTGCAAATAgtgaaaaaatatacaaagatCGAATTCAGGCAATTAACCAGCAACATTCAAATCAGATGGAAGAATTAAGAAAGGACCTTGAAAAAGAAAGATTAGATAGAAATGGTGCTGTGTCAAAAGTGATGAAGTTACAGACAGAACTTAATCGCTATCACCTTCAGTATGGGCAACTTCATAGTCCAACTTAA
- the LOC139487636 gene encoding rho GTPase-activating protein 24-like isoform X2 produces the protein MNNPIHRQRITKSGWLRKQGGMVRTWHRRWFCLNGDCLFYFTKEDDLRPQGSIFLPGNRIAEIQWTPDDSDKYLFEICPGKTQSRTAPSEVFQLCAGNNDERQQWMKAIRKVIYSDIGGAIFGQSIEETMLYEQRMKRSIPYLIEQSVEFLTQYGLEVEGIFRLPGRTTLIKELKDRFDCAERIVFDISDHDVHSVASLLKMYFRELPESIIPSSYYQRLMNVAMNFQDAKETEKKEAAVANAADALSSLPDDNYVIVKYLCEFLCKVGEKSHINKMTTLNLATVFGPNIIRNVIEADSPELMMATADLTQQLCFLLINNCEEIFIDKKEEEKLEETKPEVPVENLLDFSEKPESEDEIKPLPRLSLRNNRAGSRGSSLLTSVTEELEKRKDNNILQPLFPSCRNSDKQNTSGMDLLDFTEPVKKESDNNNIISPSDPPKQKPIPPARRKKKSPNGGDDLSPTSPLSRTNSTDKTESEAIQDLKTLNEQLKTELESTRKEYEAKIQDLKTNYNGKINVLRTNSANSEKIYKDRIQAINQQHSNQMEELRKDLEKERLDRNGAVSKVMKLQTELNRYHLQYGQLHSPT, from the exons ATGAATAACCCAATCCATAGACAGAGGATTACCAAATCTGGCTGGTTACGTAAACAGGGTGGTATGGTCAGGACATGGCATAGACGATGGTTCTGTTTAAATGGGGACTGTTTGTTCTATTTCACAAAAGAAGACGACCTGAGACCTCAAGGATCTATTTTCTTGCCTGGAAACAGAATAGCTGAGATTCAATGGACACCCGATGATTCAGATAAATACCTGTTTGAAATTTGTCCAG GTAAAACTCAGTCTAGAACAGCACCAAGTGAAGTTTTTCAACTCTGTGCTGGTAATAATGATGAGAGACAGCAATGGATGAAAGCTATAAGAAAAGTCATTTACTCTGATATTGGAGGAG CAATATTTGGTCAGAGTATAGAGGAGACAATGCTGTATGAACAGAGAATGAAGAGATCTATTCCATACTTGATTGAACAGAGTGTAGAATTCTTAACACAATATGGTCTAGAAGTTGAAGGTATTTTCAG ATTACCGGGAAGAACAACATTAATAAAGGAGTTAAAAGACAGATTTGATTGTGCAGAAAGAATTGTGTTTGATATATCAGATCATGATGTACATTCAGTGGCATCCCTGTTAAAAATGTACTTCAGAGAACTTCCAGAATCCATTATACCATCATCTTATTATCAGCGATTGATGAACGTTGCCATGAATTTTCAGGATGCTAAAGAAACTGAGAAAAAGGAAGCAGCTGTTGCAAATGCAGCTGATGCATTATCAAGTCTTCCAGATGATAATTAcgtaattgttaaatatttatgtgAATTTTTATGTAAAGTGGGAGAAAAATCACACATCAATAAAATGACAACTTTAAATCTTGCAACAGTTTTTGGACCAAATATAATACGTAATGTAATTGAAGCAGATAGTCCAGAACTAATGATGGCTACTGCTGATTTAACTCAACAGTTGTGTTTCTTGTTGATAAATAATTGTGAGGAGATATTCATTGacaaaaaggaagaagaaaaatTAGAAGAGACAAAACCTGAAGTTCCTGTTGAAAATTTGTTAGATTTTTCTGAAAAACCTGAGTCTGAGGATGAAATCAAGCCTCTTCCTCGACTTTCTCTGAGAAATAATAGAGCAGGATCAAGAGGCTCATCTCTTCTTACCTCCGTTACAGAAGAGCTTGAAAAAAGGAAAGATAACAATATATTACAACCATTGTTTCCATCTTGTAGGAATTCAGATAAACAAAATACTAGTGGGATGGATTTATTAGATTTCACAGAGCCTGTCAAAAAAGAATCtgacaataataatattatatcaCCATCTGATCCCCCAAAACAGAAACCCATTCCACCAGCTAGACGAAAGAAGAAAAGTCCGAATGGGGGTGATGATCTATCCCCTACTTCCCCATTGTCTCGAACCAATAGTACTGATAAGACTGAGTCAGAAGCAATACAAGATCTCAAAACTCTAAATGAACAACTTAAAACAGAATTAGAAAGCACTCGGAAAGAATATGAGGCAAAAATTCAGGATCTTAAAACCAATTACAATGGCAAAATAAATGTGTTGCGTACAAACAGTGCAAATAgtgaaaaaatatacaaagatCGAATTCAGGCAATTAACCAGCAACATTCAAATCAGATGGAAGAATTAAGAAAGGACCTTGAAAAAGAAAGATTAGATAGAAATGGTGCTGTGTCAAAAGTGATGAAGTTACAGACAGAACTTAATCGCTATCACCTTCAGTATGGGCAACTTCATAGTCCAACTTAA